In Streptomyces sp. DG2A-72, one genomic interval encodes:
- a CDS encoding helix-turn-helix domain-containing protein: MSDDDMDEVLAEVGPRLRRIRKERGATLAGLSEATGISVSTLSRLESGLRKPSLELLLPIARAHEVALDELVGAPAVRDPRVRAEPIRRHGRTYWPLTRQPGGLQAFKVLVPQEEVEPVEPRTHEGYEWLYVMSGRLRMVLGDHDIVLNAGEAAEFDTRVPHWFGSTGEGPVEFLSLFGPQGERMHVRARPKRA, encoded by the coding sequence ATGAGTGACGACGACATGGACGAGGTGCTCGCGGAGGTCGGTCCGCGGCTGCGGCGGATCCGCAAGGAGCGGGGCGCCACGCTGGCCGGGCTCTCCGAGGCGACCGGCATCTCGGTGAGCACGCTGTCCCGGCTGGAGTCCGGGCTGCGCAAGCCCAGCCTGGAGCTGCTGCTGCCGATCGCGCGGGCGCACGAGGTGGCGCTCGACGAGCTGGTGGGCGCGCCCGCGGTGCGCGATCCCCGGGTGCGGGCCGAGCCGATCAGGAGGCATGGACGCACGTACTGGCCGCTGACGCGCCAGCCCGGCGGCCTGCAGGCCTTCAAGGTGCTGGTGCCGCAGGAGGAGGTGGAGCCGGTGGAGCCGCGGACCCATGAGGGCTACGAGTGGCTGTATGTGATGTCGGGGCGGCTGAGGATGGTCCTGGGCGATCACGACATCGTGCTGAACGCGGGGGAAGCCGCCGAGTTCGACACACGGGTGCCGCACTGGTTCGGGTCGACGGGGGAGGGGCCGGTGGAGTTCCTCAGTCTGTTCGGGCCGCAGGGGGAGCGGATGCATGTGCGGGCGCGGCCGAAGCGGGCGTGA
- a CDS encoding NADPH:quinone oxidoreductase family protein yields the protein MQAWQVHEIGEPGEVMRLADVERPTPGDGQVLLKVRAANINFPDALMCRGQYQVKPPLPFTPGVEICGETEDGRRVIANPALPYGGFAEYAVADAAAVLPAPDSLDDAEAAALHIGYQTGWFGLHRRARLEAGETLLVHAAAGGVGSAAVQLGKAAGATVIGVVGGAEKAAVARELGCDVVVDRRAEDVVAAVKEATGGRGADVIYDPVGGAAYTQSAKVVAFEGRIVVVGFASGTIPSPGLNHALVKNYAILGLHWGLYNTKNPKLVQHCHEQLTELAARGAIKPLVSERVPLEGAAAAVQRVADGATTGRVAVVPSLENGAAA from the coding sequence ATGCAGGCATGGCAAGTGCACGAGATCGGTGAGCCGGGCGAGGTGATGCGGCTGGCGGACGTCGAGCGGCCGACGCCCGGCGACGGCCAGGTCCTGCTGAAGGTGCGTGCTGCCAACATCAACTTCCCGGATGCCCTGATGTGCCGGGGTCAGTACCAGGTCAAGCCGCCGCTGCCGTTCACGCCGGGCGTCGAGATCTGCGGCGAGACCGAGGACGGGCGCCGGGTGATCGCCAACCCCGCCCTGCCGTACGGCGGCTTCGCCGAGTACGCCGTCGCGGATGCCGCAGCTGTGCTGCCCGCGCCCGATTCTCTGGACGACGCCGAGGCCGCCGCGCTGCACATCGGCTACCAGACGGGTTGGTTCGGCCTGCACCGGCGGGCCCGGCTGGAGGCCGGCGAGACGCTGCTCGTCCACGCTGCCGCAGGAGGGGTCGGCAGCGCGGCCGTGCAGCTCGGGAAGGCGGCCGGCGCCACCGTCATCGGCGTCGTGGGCGGTGCCGAAAAGGCAGCCGTCGCCCGGGAGCTGGGCTGCGATGTCGTCGTCGACCGTCGTGCCGAGGATGTCGTCGCCGCCGTGAAGGAGGCCACCGGTGGCCGGGGCGCCGACGTGATCTACGACCCTGTCGGCGGCGCGGCCTACACCCAGTCCGCCAAGGTCGTCGCCTTCGAGGGCCGGATCGTGGTCGTCGGCTTCGCCAGCGGGACGATCCCCAGCCCGGGCCTCAACCACGCGCTGGTGAAGAACTACGCGATCCTCGGCCTGCACTGGGGCCTGTACAACACCAAGAACCCGAAGCTGGTCCAGCACTGCCACGAGCAGCTCACCGAGCTGGCCGCGCGGGGCGCGATCAAGCCGCTGGTGAGCGAGCGGGTGCCGCTGGAGGGGGCCGCGGCGGCGGTGCAGCGGGTCGCCGACGGGGCCACGACGGGCCGGGTCGCCGTCGTTCCCTCCCTGGAGAACGGAGCCGCCGCATGA
- a CDS encoding type III polyketide synthase has translation MHNLLTGGRRPSGRRKQARFMATLCRPSVSVPEHVITMEETLELARSRHSDHPQLPLALRLIENTGVRTRHIVQPIEETLKHPGFEHRNKVYEAEAKARVPAVVQRALDDAELLTTDIDVIIYVSCTGFMMPSLTAWLINEMDFDSTTRQIPIAQLGCAAGGAAINRAHDFCTAYPEANALIVACEFCSLCYQPTDLGVGSLLSNGLFGDGIAAAAVRGRGGEGITLERNGSYLIPKTEEWIMYDVRATGFHFLLDKRVPATMEPLAPALQDLAGMHGWDAADLDFYIVHAGGPRILDDLSKFLQVDPHAFRFSRSTLTEYGNIASAVVLDALRRLFEEGGAEHKARGLLAGFGPGITAEMALGRWHRN, from the coding sequence ATGCACAACCTTCTGACCGGGGGGCGCAGGCCTTCCGGAAGGCGAAAGCAGGCACGGTTCATGGCGACTTTGTGCAGACCCTCGGTGTCCGTTCCAGAGCACGTGATCACGATGGAGGAGACGCTGGAGCTGGCTCGCTCCCGCCACTCCGACCACCCTCAACTGCCGCTGGCCCTCCGGCTGATCGAGAACACCGGCGTACGCACCCGGCACATCGTGCAGCCGATCGAGGAGACCCTGAAGCACCCCGGCTTCGAGCACCGCAACAAGGTCTACGAGGCCGAGGCGAAGGCCCGGGTCCCCGCGGTCGTACAGCGGGCCCTCGACGACGCGGAGCTGCTCACCACCGACATCGACGTGATCATCTATGTGTCGTGCACGGGCTTCATGATGCCCTCGCTCACGGCCTGGCTGATCAACGAGATGGACTTCGACAGCACCACCCGCCAGATCCCCATAGCCCAGCTGGGCTGCGCGGCCGGCGGGGCGGCGATCAACCGGGCGCACGACTTCTGCACGGCCTACCCCGAGGCCAACGCGCTCATCGTGGCCTGCGAGTTCTGCTCGCTGTGCTACCAGCCCACCGACCTCGGCGTCGGCTCGCTGCTGTCCAACGGCCTGTTCGGCGACGGCATCGCCGCCGCGGCGGTCCGCGGGCGCGGGGGCGAGGGGATCACGCTGGAGCGCAACGGGTCGTACCTGATCCCCAAGACCGAAGAGTGGATCATGTACGACGTCCGGGCCACCGGATTCCACTTCCTGCTGGACAAGCGGGTGCCGGCCACCATGGAGCCGCTCGCCCCGGCCCTGCAGGACCTCGCGGGCATGCACGGCTGGGACGCCGCCGACCTGGACTTCTACATAGTCCATGCGGGCGGGCCCCGAATACTCGACGACCTCAGCAAGTTTCTGCAGGTCGACCCGCACGCGTTCCGGTTCAGCCGGTCGACGCTCACCGAGTACGGCAACATCGCCAGCGCCGTCGTCCTGGACGCGCTGCGCCGGCTGTTCGAGGAGGGCGGCGCCGAACACAAGGCGCGCGGGCTCCTCGCCGGGTTCGGTCCCGGCATCACCGCCGAGATGGCCCTGGGCCGCTGGCACCGCAACTGA
- a CDS encoding ATP-dependent DNA ligase, which translates to MLLTRLAQVSREVAATSARSRKIALLAELFRDAEADDVPIVIPYLAGRLPQGRLGVGWKVLSRPVSPAAEPTLSVREVDALLSELGKVSGPGSQAERTRLVGELMGAATEDEQRFLLGLLTGEVRQGALDAVAVEGLAVATGAPSADVRRAVMLAGSLQTVAQALLADGPASLDRFRLTVGRPVLPMLAHSASSVAEAVDKLGACAVEEKLDGIRVQVHRDGDTVRVYTRTLDDITDRLPELTSAALELNGERFILDGEVISFGADGRPRSFQETAGRVGSRVDVATAAKEVPVSPVFFDALSVGDRDLLDLPFAERHAELARLVPEPMRVRRTLVDGPDDIDAADAFLAETLKRGHEGIVAKALDASYSAGRRGASWLKVKPVHTLDLVVLAAEWGHGRRTGKLSNLHLGARNPDGSLAMLGKTFKGLTDAMLTWQTERLQELAVEDNGWVVTVRPELVVEIAYDGLQKSTRYPAGVTLRFARVVRYREDKRPEDADTVETLLAAHPEVTP; encoded by the coding sequence ATGCTGCTGACCCGGCTGGCCCAGGTGTCCCGGGAGGTCGCCGCCACCTCGGCGCGGTCCCGGAAGATCGCGCTGCTCGCGGAGCTGTTCCGGGACGCGGAGGCGGACGACGTGCCGATCGTGATCCCGTATCTGGCGGGAAGGCTGCCCCAGGGGCGGCTCGGCGTCGGCTGGAAGGTGCTGAGCCGGCCGGTCTCCCCGGCCGCCGAGCCGACCCTGAGTGTGCGCGAGGTGGACGCCCTGCTCAGCGAGCTGGGCAAGGTGTCCGGGCCCGGTTCGCAGGCGGAACGGACCCGGCTGGTGGGCGAGTTGATGGGCGCGGCCACCGAGGACGAGCAGCGGTTCCTGCTCGGGCTGCTCACCGGTGAGGTACGGCAGGGCGCGCTGGACGCGGTGGCGGTCGAGGGCCTCGCGGTGGCGACCGGGGCGCCGTCGGCGGACGTACGGCGGGCGGTGATGCTCGCCGGGTCCCTCCAGACCGTCGCCCAGGCGCTGCTCGCGGACGGCCCGGCGTCGCTGGACCGCTTCCGGCTCACCGTCGGCCGCCCGGTCCTGCCGATGCTGGCGCACAGCGCGTCCTCGGTGGCCGAGGCGGTCGACAAGCTCGGCGCGTGCGCGGTCGAGGAGAAGCTCGACGGCATCCGCGTCCAGGTGCACCGGGACGGCGACACCGTGCGCGTCTACACCCGCACCCTCGACGACATCACCGACCGGCTGCCCGAACTGACCTCGGCGGCCCTGGAGTTGAACGGCGAGCGCTTCATCCTGGACGGCGAGGTGATCTCCTTCGGCGCGGACGGACGACCCCGTTCGTTCCAGGAGACCGCCGGGCGCGTCGGCTCCCGCGTGGACGTGGCGACGGCGGCCAAGGAGGTCCCCGTCTCCCCCGTCTTCTTCGACGCGCTGTCCGTCGGCGACCGCGACCTGCTCGACCTGCCGTTCGCCGAGCGGCACGCGGAGCTGGCCCGGCTGGTGCCCGAGCCGATGCGGGTCCGCCGCACGCTCGTCGACGGACCCGACGACATCGACGCGGCGGACGCCTTCCTCGCCGAGACCCTGAAGCGCGGCCACGAGGGAATCGTCGCCAAGGCCCTCGACGCCTCCTACAGCGCGGGCCGACGTGGCGCGTCCTGGCTGAAGGTCAAGCCGGTGCACACGCTCGACCTCGTCGTGCTGGCCGCCGAGTGGGGCCACGGCCGCCGCACCGGCAAGCTCTCCAACCTCCACCTGGGCGCGCGCAATCCCGACGGCTCCCTCGCCATGCTCGGCAAGACCTTCAAGGGCCTCACGGACGCCATGCTCACCTGGCAGACCGAGCGCCTCCAGGAGCTGGCCGTAGAGGACAACGGCTGGGTCGTCACCGTACGCCCGGAACTCGTAGTCGAGATCGCCTACGACGGTCTGCAGAAGTCCACCCGCTACCCGGCCGGCGTCACCCTCCGTTTCGCCCGCGTGGTCCGCTACCGCGAGGACAAGCGGCCGGAGGACGCGGACACGGTGGAGACGCTGCTGGCCGCACATCCCGAGGTGACGCCGTGA
- a CDS encoding NAD(P)/FAD-dependent oxidoreductase: protein MTETYEVVVIGGGTAGLSAALVLGRARRRTLVVDAGEPRNAPAAHMQGYLSRDGMSPAEFLATGREEIARYGVELVRDTAVDVTKGEDFAVELASGRTVRARRLVVTTGLKDELPDVSGVAERFGRDVLHCPYCHGWEVRDQAFGVLATSPMSVHQALMVSQWSKDVTFFLHEVAEDDLSDDDLRRLAAAGVHVVPGEVAALVVEEDRLTGVRLADGSTYDRQALFVAPRAVPQTGLLEKLGAEMNETPFGSYPVVDWTGLTTVPGVWAAGNAMGFGEQVVNAASGGYRAGATINGELLFADLDATP, encoded by the coding sequence ATGACCGAGACATACGAAGTGGTCGTCATCGGCGGCGGTACGGCGGGCCTGTCCGCCGCTCTCGTCCTGGGCCGGGCCCGGCGCCGCACGCTGGTGGTCGACGCGGGCGAGCCACGCAACGCGCCCGCCGCGCACATGCAGGGCTATCTGTCCCGCGACGGCATGTCCCCCGCCGAGTTCCTGGCGACCGGCCGCGAGGAGATCGCGCGGTACGGAGTCGAACTGGTCCGGGACACGGCCGTGGACGTCACCAAGGGCGAGGACTTCGCGGTCGAACTCGCGAGCGGACGGACGGTGCGCGCCCGCCGTCTCGTCGTCACCACCGGCCTCAAGGACGAGCTGCCGGACGTCTCCGGCGTCGCCGAGCGGTTCGGACGCGATGTGCTGCACTGCCCGTACTGCCATGGCTGGGAGGTGCGCGACCAGGCCTTCGGGGTGCTGGCGACCAGCCCGATGAGCGTGCACCAGGCCCTGATGGTCTCCCAGTGGTCCAAGGACGTGACCTTCTTCCTGCACGAGGTCGCCGAGGACGACCTGTCGGACGACGACCTGCGCAGGCTGGCCGCGGCCGGCGTGCACGTCGTCCCGGGCGAGGTCGCGGCACTGGTCGTCGAGGAGGACCGGCTGACCGGTGTGCGGCTCGCGGACGGTTCGACCTACGACCGTCAGGCCCTGTTCGTCGCGCCGCGCGCGGTCCCGCAGACCGGGCTGCTGGAGAAGCTGGGCGCCGAGATGAACGAGACCCCCTTCGGCTCCTATCCCGTGGTCGACTGGACGGGGCTGACGACCGTGCCGGGCGTGTGGGCCGCGGGCAACGCGATGGGGTTCGGCGAGCAGGTCGTGAACGCGGCGAGCGGCGGCTACCGTGCGGGCGCCACGATCAACGGGGAGCTGCTCTTCGCGGACCTCGACGCAACGCCCTGA
- a CDS encoding cupin domain-containing protein — protein MTATEGLLVPPGHGRVVQTPAQHVTFKVTGTHSRTASTFEVLVPPGFDVGAHVHTRSEELFYVLEGELDVLAFEPRIRTPDNWQKWESSSGSRVVRATPGTVIVVPPGCPHAFANPTDTQAKMFFQASPPPDHERYFEELLEILGSGGPPDHAAIEELRRRYDIEQLTPLRHR, from the coding sequence ATGACGGCGACGGAGGGGCTCCTCGTACCACCGGGCCACGGCCGGGTCGTCCAGACACCGGCCCAGCACGTGACCTTCAAGGTGACCGGCACGCACTCCCGGACGGCCTCCACCTTCGAGGTGCTCGTCCCTCCGGGCTTCGACGTCGGCGCCCATGTGCACACGCGCAGCGAGGAGTTGTTCTACGTCCTGGAAGGCGAGCTGGACGTCCTCGCCTTCGAGCCGCGTATCCGCACCCCCGACAACTGGCAGAAGTGGGAGTCGAGTTCGGGCAGCAGGGTGGTTCGGGCGACCCCGGGCACGGTCATCGTCGTCCCGCCCGGCTGCCCGCACGCCTTCGCCAACCCGACGGACACCCAGGCCAAGATGTTCTTCCAGGCGTCCCCGCCACCGGATCACGAGCGGTATTTCGAGGAGTTGCTGGAGATCCTGGGGAGCGGGGGTCCGCCGGATCATGCGGCGATCGAGGAGTTGCGGAGACGGTACGACATTGAGCAACTGACTCCACTCCGGCACAGGTGA
- a CDS encoding DUF6213 family protein → MNREVTLPLIVDDRGTLQVAAADVSKLLRTVGARWLHLVEAGQEELDEDTVAALTIELAKLADRIDVACIAHSSGGTP, encoded by the coding sequence GTGAACCGCGAAGTGACTCTGCCTCTGATCGTCGACGACCGCGGGACCTTGCAGGTGGCTGCCGCCGATGTCAGCAAGTTGTTGCGGACGGTGGGTGCGCGATGGCTGCACCTTGTCGAGGCCGGGCAGGAGGAGCTGGACGAGGACACGGTGGCGGCGCTGACGATCGAGCTGGCCAAGCTGGCCGACCGTATCGATGTCGCCTGTATCGCGCACAGCAGCGGGGGCACGCCGTAG
- a CDS encoding NUDIX domain-containing protein: MRTSAGLLLFRHTDQGVEVLLGHMGGPFFARRDAGAWTVPKGEYEPDEPAWDAARREFQEELGLPPPDGEAIDLGEVRQTGGKIVTVWAVEADLDPAAVVPGTFRMEWPPRSGQTQEFPELDRVEWFGLDRARAVIVKAQSAFLDRLAEHSG; this comes from the coding sequence GTGAGGACGAGCGCCGGCCTGCTGTTGTTCCGGCACACGGACCAGGGCGTGGAGGTGTTGCTCGGGCATATGGGCGGCCCGTTCTTCGCGCGCCGTGACGCCGGGGCGTGGACCGTGCCCAAGGGCGAGTACGAACCCGACGAGCCCGCCTGGGACGCCGCCCGCCGTGAGTTCCAGGAGGAGCTGGGGCTGCCGCCGCCGGACGGCGAGGCGATCGACCTCGGCGAGGTCCGGCAGACAGGCGGCAAGATCGTCACCGTATGGGCGGTGGAGGCCGACCTCGACCCGGCTGCCGTCGTCCCCGGCACCTTCCGGATGGAGTGGCCGCCGAGATCCGGGCAGACGCAGGAGTTCCCCGAACTGGACCGGGTGGAGTGGTTCGGGCTCGACCGCGCCCGGGCCGTGATCGTGAAGGCTCAGTCCGCGTTTCTCGACCGGCTGGCGGAGCACTCGGGCTGA
- a CDS encoding acyl-CoA dehydrogenase family protein: protein MAEFTMELNDEQKEVRDWLHGFAADVIRPAAAEWDEREETPWPVIQEAAKVGIYSLDFYAQQYFDPTGLGIPMAMEELFWGDAGIALSIVGTGLAAVGVLANGTEEQIGTWIPQMYGDANDVKVAAFCSSEPDAGSDVASMRTRAVYDEAKDEWVLNGTKTWATNGGIANVHVVVAVVDPDLGSKGHASFIVPPNTPGLSQGQKFKKHGIRASHTAEVVLDNVRIPGSCLLGGKAKLDERLARAKASGGERVRNAAMATFEASRPAVGAMAVGTARAAYEVALDYATTREQFGRPIIDNQGVAFEIADMRTSIDAARLLVWRASWMAVNGKPFTAAEGSMSKLFASETAKKVTAQAIQILGGNGYTREYPVERMHRDSAIYTIFEGTSEIQRLVIARTLSGMSIR, encoded by the coding sequence ATGGCCGAGTTCACCATGGAGCTCAACGACGAACAGAAGGAGGTCCGGGACTGGCTGCACGGTTTCGCCGCCGACGTCATCCGTCCCGCAGCCGCCGAATGGGACGAGCGTGAGGAGACTCCCTGGCCTGTCATCCAGGAGGCCGCCAAGGTCGGCATCTACTCCCTGGACTTCTACGCCCAGCAGTACTTCGACCCCACCGGCCTCGGCATCCCCATGGCCATGGAGGAGCTGTTCTGGGGCGACGCGGGCATCGCCCTGTCCATCGTCGGCACGGGCCTCGCCGCAGTCGGCGTCCTCGCCAACGGCACCGAGGAACAGATCGGCACCTGGATTCCCCAGATGTACGGCGATGCCAACGATGTCAAGGTCGCCGCGTTCTGCTCCTCCGAGCCCGACGCCGGCTCCGATGTGGCCTCCATGCGGACGCGTGCCGTGTACGACGAGGCCAAGGACGAGTGGGTGCTCAACGGCACGAAGACCTGGGCGACCAACGGCGGCATTGCCAACGTCCATGTCGTCGTCGCCGTCGTCGACCCGGACCTCGGCTCCAAGGGCCACGCCTCCTTCATCGTCCCGCCGAACACTCCTGGCCTGTCCCAGGGCCAGAAGTTCAAGAAGCACGGCATCCGCGCCTCGCACACCGCCGAGGTCGTCCTGGACAACGTGCGGATTCCCGGCTCCTGCCTGCTCGGTGGCAAGGCGAAGCTGGACGAGCGCCTCGCCCGTGCCAAGGCCTCCGGCGGTGAGCGGGTCAGGAACGCGGCGATGGCCACGTTCGAAGCGAGCCGCCCGGCGGTGGGCGCCATGGCGGTGGGTACCGCCCGTGCCGCGTACGAGGTGGCCCTCGACTACGCCACGACCCGTGAGCAGTTCGGGCGCCCGATCATCGACAACCAGGGTGTGGCGTTCGAGATCGCGGACATGCGGACGTCCATCGACGCGGCCCGTCTGCTGGTCTGGCGTGCGTCCTGGATGGCGGTCAACGGGAAGCCGTTCACGGCGGCCGAGGGCTCGATGTCCAAGCTGTTCGCGAGCGAGACGGCGAAGAAGGTGACCGCCCAGGCGATCCAGATCCTGGGTGGGAACGGGTACACGCGGGAGTATCCGGTGGAGCGGATGCACCGGGATTCGGCGATCTACACGATTTTCGAGGGGACCAGTGAGATTCAGCGGCTGGTGATTGCCCGGACGCTTTCGGGGATGTCCATTCGGTAG
- a CDS encoding acyl-CoA dehydrogenase family protein, which translates to MTDAAELRSRTRELLAAHPPTRLPPPPSTEGPAGPPPLSATTERIDFLKARFDAGLAWVHYPEGLGGLGAPRSLQAVVDAELEAAGAPDNDPRRIGIGLGMAAPTILKYGTEEQKQQFLRPLWVGEEVWCQLFSEPGAGSDLAALGTRAVREGDDWVLNGQKVWTSSAHLARWAILIARTDPDLPKHAGITYFICDMTDPGVEVRPLRQITGEAEFNEVFLTDVRIPDAHRLGEVGDGWKVAQTTLMNERVSIGGMRIPREGGMIGPIAKTWRERPELRTHDLHQRLLKLWVEAEVARLTGERLRQQLVAGQPGYEGSGMKLSFARLNQEISGLEVELLGEEGLLYDDWTMRRPELVDFTGRDAGYRYLRSKGNSIEGGTSEVLLNIVAERVLGLPAEPRTDKDVAWKDLAR; encoded by the coding sequence ATGACCGACGCCGCAGAACTGCGCAGCCGCACGCGGGAGTTGCTGGCCGCGCACCCGCCCACCCGTCTCCCACCACCGCCCTCAACCGAAGGCCCTGCGGGCCCGCCCCCCTTGTCTGCCACCACGGAACGCATCGACTTCCTCAAGGCCCGCTTCGACGCCGGACTCGCCTGGGTGCACTACCCGGAGGGCCTCGGCGGACTCGGCGCTCCGCGTTCCCTCCAGGCCGTCGTGGACGCCGAGTTGGAGGCGGCGGGCGCCCCCGACAACGACCCGCGGCGCATCGGCATCGGCCTCGGGATGGCGGCGCCGACGATCCTGAAGTACGGCACCGAGGAGCAGAAGCAGCAGTTCCTCAGGCCGCTGTGGGTGGGTGAGGAGGTCTGGTGCCAGCTGTTCAGCGAGCCGGGCGCCGGATCCGACCTGGCCGCGCTCGGCACGCGCGCGGTACGTGAGGGTGACGACTGGGTCCTCAACGGGCAGAAGGTGTGGACCTCCAGCGCCCATCTCGCCCGCTGGGCCATCCTCATCGCCCGCACCGACCCCGATCTGCCCAAGCACGCGGGCATCACGTACTTCATCTGCGACATGACCGACCCGGGCGTCGAGGTCAGGCCGCTGCGCCAGATCACCGGCGAGGCCGAGTTCAACGAGGTGTTCCTCACCGACGTCCGCATCCCGGACGCGCACCGCCTCGGCGAGGTCGGCGACGGCTGGAAGGTCGCGCAGACGACGCTGATGAACGAGCGCGTCTCGATCGGCGGCATGCGCATCCCGCGCGAGGGCGGCATGATCGGGCCGATCGCGAAGACCTGGCGCGAACGCCCCGAACTGCGCACCCACGACCTCCACCAGCGCCTGCTGAAGCTCTGGGTCGAGGCCGAGGTCGCCCGCCTCACCGGCGAACGCCTGCGCCAGCAACTCGTCGCGGGCCAGCCCGGCTACGAGGGCTCCGGCATGAAGCTGTCCTTCGCCCGCCTCAACCAGGAGATCAGCGGCCTGGAGGTCGAACTCCTCGGCGAGGAGGGCCTGTTGTACGACGACTGGACCATGCGCCGCCCGGAACTGGTCGACTTCACCGGCCGCGACGCCGGCTACCGCTACCTCCGCTCCAAGGGCAACAGCATCGAGGGCGGGACCAGCGAGGTCCTGCTGAACATCGTCGCCGAGCGCGTCCTGGGCCTGCCTGCGGAGCCGCGCACCGACAAGGACGTCGCGTGGAAGGACCTGGCCCGATGA
- a CDS encoding NADP-dependent succinic semialdehyde dehydrogenase — MPIATVNPANGETLKTYEAMGAEELERRLQLAEATFRTYRATGFAERALLLRRAADLLEEDQQDIGRVMTTEMGKPVKQARAEAAKCAKAMRWYADHTAELLADEEPADADVRDSGASRVLVRYRPLGPVLAVMPWNFPLWQVIRFAAPALMAGNVGLLKHASNVPQTALYLEDLFHRAGFPEGCFQTLLIGSGAVEEILRDERVRAATLTGSEPAGRAVASVAGEMVKKTVLELGGSDPYIVMPSADVDRAAQVAVTARVQNNGQSCIAAKRFIVHADVYDAFAERFVAGMRALTVGDPLEEETEVGPLASEQGRADLEELVDDAVRSGAAVLCGGERPGQAGWWYPPTVLTGITREMRIHREEAFGPVATVYRAGDLDEAVLIANDSSFGLSSNVWTRDGAEVDRFVRDLEAGGVYVNGMTASHPAFPFGGVKRSGYGRELSGHGIREFCNITTVWHGA; from the coding sequence ATGCCCATCGCGACGGTGAACCCGGCGAACGGCGAGACGCTCAAGACGTACGAGGCCATGGGCGCCGAAGAACTGGAACGCAGGCTCCAGCTCGCCGAGGCCACGTTCCGTACCTATCGGGCCACCGGCTTCGCCGAGCGCGCCCTGCTGCTGCGCCGGGCCGCCGATCTCCTCGAGGAGGACCAGCAGGACATCGGCCGCGTCATGACCACCGAGATGGGCAAGCCGGTCAAGCAGGCCCGCGCGGAGGCCGCGAAGTGCGCCAAGGCGATGCGCTGGTACGCCGACCACACGGCCGAGCTCCTCGCCGACGAGGAACCCGCCGACGCCGACGTGCGGGACTCCGGCGCCTCCCGCGTCCTCGTCCGCTACCGGCCGCTGGGCCCGGTGCTCGCGGTCATGCCGTGGAACTTCCCGCTCTGGCAGGTCATCCGCTTCGCCGCGCCCGCGCTGATGGCGGGCAACGTCGGCCTCCTCAAACACGCCTCGAACGTCCCGCAGACCGCCCTCTACCTGGAGGACCTGTTCCACCGCGCCGGCTTCCCCGAGGGCTGCTTCCAGACCCTGCTCATCGGCTCCGGCGCGGTCGAGGAGATCCTGCGCGACGAGCGTGTCCGGGCGGCCACCCTCACCGGCAGCGAGCCCGCCGGCCGCGCGGTCGCGTCCGTCGCGGGGGAGATGGTGAAGAAGACGGTGCTGGAGCTGGGCGGCAGCGACCCGTACATCGTCATGCCCTCCGCCGACGTCGACCGGGCCGCCCAAGTCGCCGTCACCGCACGGGTGCAGAACAACGGCCAGTCCTGCATCGCCGCCAAGCGGTTCATCGTGCACGCCGATGTGTACGACGCGTTCGCCGAGCGGTTCGTCGCCGGCATGCGGGCGCTCACGGTCGGTGACCCGCTGGAGGAGGAGACCGAGGTCGGGCCGCTGGCCAGCGAGCAGGGCCGGGCGGACCTGGAGGAACTGGTGGACGACGCGGTGCGCAGCGGGGCGGCCGTGCTGTGCGGCGGCGAACGTCCCGGACAGGCCGGCTGGTGGTACCCGCCGACCGTCCTCACCGGCATCACCCGCGAGATGCGGATCCACCGCGAGGAGGCGTTCGGGCCGGTGGCCACGGTGTATCGCGCGGGTGACCTGGACGAGGCGGTGCTCATCGCCAACGACTCGTCGTTCGGGCTGAGTTCCAACGTCTGGACGCGCGACGGGGCCGAGGTCGACCGGTTCGTACGGGACCTGGAGGCGGGCGGCGTGTACGTCAACGGGATGACGGCGTCCCACCCGGCGTTCCCGTTCGGCGGAGTGAAGCGGTCCGGGTACGGGCGTGAGCTGTCCGGGCACGGAATCCGCGAGTTCTGCAACATCACGACCGTATGGCACGGAGCGTGA